From the Juglans microcarpa x Juglans regia isolate MS1-56 chromosome 3D, Jm3101_v1.0, whole genome shotgun sequence genome, the window AATTGTTCGAGTGTGAAAGGGAGTGAGGGGAATGCGAACGGGCATAGAGCTCTCAGGGATTGTAATGAGAGTTCTAAAATTGGAGTCAATTTAGACAAAAAAGGTGCGGCTTGTGAGGAATCAGAAATGAAAAGCAAGAGAACTGGCAAGAGCTTGAAAAGAATTGGGGCTTTGGACAACTGTATTGTTAAAGTTAATCAAAGTTCAATTTTGATACGATCGAGTGAGGCCAGTTTCAACTTCGATGAAAATTTTCGAGATGAATTTGGGGTTGATGTTGGTTTGAAGTCGAAAGAGGTAGTTGTCAAGGTTGGAAATAGTGTTGATCAATGTGCATACGAGGTTGGTGAGaagacttttctttttcactgcAATGGGTTTTGGATTCAAATGTCGTCCGATATTAGTCGGATTGGATGGATGTCGAAACCCATATTTACTCAATCCGACTTTAGCGGGTTCAACCCAATCGGGTTGTGCGGCCCAGCGAGTATTTTGCACAGGCCTAGTAAGGTTGTTTTTCACGGggattggttttggttttttatctAGGTGGACTGTGGGTAATGGTGGGCAAACGGCCGAGGACCCAAATTGGCCCCGTCCCCGCCCATCAGGGGCGGGAAAGAGACGCTCCCGTCCGGATGGAGGGTAGAAACACTAAAATTTATTAGAAGatgttgaaagaaaaaaaaaaaaaaatgatcaaaataccAAGTACGTTTTCCTTTACGCGGGAAAAGCATAAAGTTTTGGCGGGAAACCAGAATATGACTGAAGCACCCTCGCATACGTTTCAGAAACGTACTTAACAATTGGGGTAATGCAAGGGTAATGTTGACCGACATTGCTTAAAAATTGGAGGGAGAGAGCCATTAAATTAGATTTCCCGCTAATTCGAGATCCTTAGATCGTTTATCTTCGCCAATCAATAACCGAACTTGCATCTGGTATCTCAATCGACGTTTGCGTTCCATcgaatggaggaagaagaaaacaatgagACGATCCGACCAGAATTCCCCACCGGCCGGGTCAAGAAGATAATGAAGCTAGACAAGGACATCAACAAGGTGAACTCGGAAGCCCTCTTCCTCGTCTCTTGCTCCGCCGAGCTCTTCATCCGATTCCTTGCTGAGAAATCCGCAGAGGTCGCAAAAGGGAAGAAACGGAGGATTGTGAAGCTCGAACACATCAGAATCGCCGTCAAGAGGCACCGGCCGACGAGCGATTTTCTCCTAGACTCGCTTCCTTTGCCTGCTCAGCCCTTGGATCGTCCAATAACTGACCAGAGCCATTCTCGTCCTGCCGCTGAGAAACCGGTTCCAGCTGGCACTCGGCGGATTGATGACTTCTTCAACAAGTCAGCAAACAAAAGCCCGAGTCAGATCGACAACGAAGAGTCGTAGATTATTTTTCTATGGTAGCACTGGAAAAGTTTGGGGCCTACTTATTAATTGTACCAAAAGCCACTCCGATTTGGTATTCTTGATTATCTGGCTCTAATAGAATGATTTCAATTGTGGCGGTGACAGTCTTTGGCCAAATGCGTAGGCGAATTTGTTGATTATGTTAACGGAGGTGTTACGCTTGACCAGCAAAGTATGTCATTTAATGTTCAACCTTTCCTTTATTAGCTCCATTCTCCAAGGATATGGCAGAAATGTTCATGTCTTATGTTCTGAACTGCCATTTGTAATGGACTGAGATCCATCTACCATGTGGTTGCTGAAATGAGCATGTGATATTATTAACCTATTTGTTGTGTCCCGAAAATTTACAGAACTTATCGAAGGAAATGATCTGTTACGGGCTTGACTTTTGattcaaaagtaatattctgCCGTGCTTCCAACTGAATGTCCACGAAAGTCATTCCATTAAGCCGTTTGGTTGTTAGACTAGAACAATTCAGTTTATTCTAATTTTCagttaagtttaatatttaaacactcaatttttaaattattaaatttattttaactcaaaatttctttacactGAGACTCAtaaactttttcaatttaaaatttatttacacaCGAGCctcacaatttattttaacttcttataaatatatctaaatttatctt encodes:
- the LOC121256128 gene encoding DNA polymerase epsilon subunit 4, whose product is MEEEENNETIRPEFPTGRVKKIMKLDKDINKVNSEALFLVSCSAELFIRFLAEKSAEVAKGKKRRIVKLEHIRIAVKRHRPTSDFLLDSLPLPAQPLDRPITDQSHSRPAAEKPVPAGTRRIDDFFNKSANKSPSQIDNEES